From the Actinomycetes bacterium genome, the window CGCCGCGGGAACGGCTGCGCCGGCTACGCGCGCTGCTCGAGGACCAGCAGCGCGCGGTGGCCGAGCTGGAGCAGGCCCTCGGGGACTGACGCCCCCTCACGCCGGGACCGGCGGCCGGCGGGCACCGAGGACCCCCGAGATCGCGTACGTCACCACTGTCGCGGCGACCGTCTCCGCGGCGACCAGGCCCACGAGGACAAGGAGCTGGAGGCGGCCGGCCTCCAGGGGCGAGGCGCCGCCGAGGAGCAGGCCGACGAACGCGCCGGGCAGGACCACGAGGCCCACGTTGCGCGTCTGGTCAAGAGCCGGGACGAGCGCCGCCCTGGCCGAGGTCCGGGCGAAGGACCGTACGGCCTCGTCGGCACGAGCGCCCAGGGACAGCCAGGCCTCGACCTGGTCCCAGTGCGCCGAGACGTCGTCGACCATCCGCAGGGAGGCGAGCGTGGTGGCCGTCATCGCCCCACCGATGAGCTGGGCCGTGAGCGGCAGCACCTGGCTGACCTCCCACGGGATGGCACCGGTCCCCACGATGACGGCCGCCGCGATGCCGGCCCCGCAGACGATGGCCGCCAGAACGGGAAGGACGGCGGGCTGGGAGCAGCGCCTGGAGAGCCG encodes:
- a CDS encoding ABC transporter permease, coding for MSSAQVVRLGAALVLLLGVTAGVGSVLRLDQWRDAVLAVARAVVQLLLVAAVVKFVFTHPAYAPLYLTVMVTAATYTSSRRLSRRCSQPAVLPVLAAIVCGAGIAAAVIVGTGAIPWEVSQVLPLTAQLIGGAMTATTLASLRMVDDVSAHWDQVEAWLSLGARADEAVRSFARTSARAALVPALDQTRNVGLVVLPGAFVGLLLGGASPLEAGRLQLLVLVGLVAAETVAATVVTYAISGVLGARRPPVPA